One segment of Pseudanabaena sp. ABRG5-3 DNA contains the following:
- a CDS encoding plasmid mobilization protein — translation MTLSVRFTVRMTEEEKVILDEKASQLNVKASEIVRCATFQYDLPPSKVQVVNVDWDLYHLLGEVKYELNKIGTNINQLAHDANLSLMMGSPMQLQLEELNEISRRIDQSIGSISELRTLITESTGIKLKLGEEDDR, via the coding sequence ATGACTTTATCCGTTAGATTTACTGTGCGAATGACTGAAGAGGAGAAAGTAATCTTAGATGAAAAAGCAAGTCAACTGAATGTTAAAGCTAGTGAAATTGTGAGATGTGCAACGTTTCAATACGATCTGCCGCCATCTAAGGTACAAGTTGTAAACGTAGATTGGGATCTTTATCACCTGTTGGGGGAAGTCAAGTATGAATTGAATAAAATCGGTACAAATATCAACCAACTAGCCCATGATGCGAATTTGAGTCTAATGATGGGTAGCCCAATGCAACTACAACTGGAGGAACTTAATGAGATATCGCGTCGTATCGATCAATCAATTGGTTCAATATCTGAACTAAGAACTCTGATTACGGAGAGTACAGGTATAAAGCTCAAATTAGGAGAAGAGGATGATCGGTAA
- a CDS encoding relaxase/mobilization nuclease domain-containing protein, which translates to MIGKIIKGKSFQGCLSYVMGKTGAAVIGMNMDGKDPYSLANEFSLSWQLRPKLNYKVCHVILSLSPEEHLNNDAWQTAIAQYLKEMGFTNNQYVAVKHTDKENHEHIHLVTSRVRMDGSVVSDSWDWTRSQDVIRKLEQDFGLAAVPSSWESDRQEQTKSQIDKELETGKATVKRQLADKIDATLVNTTSLPDFIEQLNLEGIEVRVDRDRKGKPKGIAYKLDGVSMAGSSVGKAYSLPRILKRIESVSEQGIHPNIPTIASHISQVIREQVKVGMTMPQLIEQLKHSGIDAHVKYTRTKKIKGISYSLGSNSIQGNELGKEFSWGGLQKYLQVSYDPARDRSIILEMQSADRNAVSQPMDNLNGLSDSFLNELVVELEKQRSLKAPNPTQSENITKSEIPINPEQSRNDIIQMVAAICHQLLNELGTDRFGAMGKNAYGIQRSGDTLTVERLRGDRQIILQVKGQETVFDNLSEFDIRQFEQAWQQLSQAQQRSIANVSDLLNQEVR; encoded by the coding sequence ATGATCGGTAAAATTATTAAGGGCAAGAGCTTTCAAGGTTGCTTATCCTATGTCATGGGAAAAACTGGTGCGGCAGTCATAGGTATGAATATGGATGGCAAAGATCCATATAGTTTGGCGAATGAATTTTCTTTGTCTTGGCAATTGCGTCCTAAATTAAATTACAAAGTTTGCCATGTTATTCTCAGTCTTAGTCCTGAAGAGCATCTTAACAATGATGCTTGGCAGACAGCGATCGCCCAATATCTCAAAGAAATGGGATTTACCAATAATCAGTATGTGGCTGTAAAGCATACTGACAAAGAAAATCACGAACACATTCATCTCGTGACCAGTCGAGTGCGGATGGATGGCTCAGTGGTTTCTGATAGTTGGGATTGGACGCGCAGCCAAGATGTAATCCGCAAACTAGAGCAGGATTTTGGACTAGCGGCTGTACCATCTAGTTGGGAGAGCGATCGCCAAGAGCAAACCAAAAGTCAGATAGATAAGGAATTAGAAACGGGCAAAGCCACTGTAAAGCGTCAACTTGCGGACAAGATAGATGCAACTTTAGTTAATACCACGTCACTGCCAGATTTTATTGAGCAGTTAAATCTTGAAGGGATTGAAGTCAGGGTTGACCGAGATCGCAAGGGAAAACCAAAAGGGATTGCTTATAAACTTGATGGAGTGAGTATGGCTGGCTCCAGTGTGGGCAAGGCTTATTCCTTACCGCGTATCTTGAAGCGGATAGAAAGTGTCTCTGAGCAGGGGATACATCCTAATATTCCTACTATTGCCTCTCACATATCGCAAGTCATTAGAGAGCAAGTAAAAGTAGGAATGACCATGCCCCAGTTGATTGAGCAGTTGAAACATTCAGGAATAGATGCTCATGTCAAATATACCCGCACCAAAAAGATTAAAGGTATTTCCTACAGTTTGGGAAGTAACAGCATTCAAGGTAATGAGCTAGGCAAAGAGTTTAGTTGGGGAGGGCTTCAGAAATATTTGCAGGTCAGTTACGATCCAGCACGCGATCGCTCAATTATTTTAGAGATGCAAAGTGCTGACCGAAATGCGGTAAGTCAGCCTATGGATAATCTCAATGGTCTATCAGATAGTTTTCTAAATGAGCTTGTGGTGGAGTTAGAAAAACAGCGATCGCTTAAAGCACCCAACCCAACGCAATCTGAAAATATTACCAAATCAGAAATCCCGATTAACCCAGAGCAGAGCAGAAACGATATCATTCAGATGGTTGCAGCAATCTGCCATCAACTCCTCAATGAACTAGGTACTGATAGATTTGGAGCCATGGGCAAGAATGCTTACGGTATCCAACGAAGCGGAGATACTCTGACAGTTGAGAGATTACGAGGCGATCGCCAGATCATTTTGCAGGTTAAGGGACAAGAGACGGTGTTTGACAATTTGAGCGAATTTGATATCCGACAATTTGAGCAGGCTTGGCAGCAGTTGTCTCAAGCACAGCAACGAAGTATTGCTAATGTTTCAGACTTATTGAATCAAGAAGTTCGGTAA